A genomic region of Papaver somniferum cultivar HN1 chromosome 7, ASM357369v1, whole genome shotgun sequence contains the following coding sequences:
- the LOC113297559 gene encoding putative mediator of RNA polymerase II transcription subunit 26, whose translation MEEAANNSNSPAQQQQQQQHQQQLMKMHKQQLLYQHYQQQLQQQNQFPNQNQAISRFPSNIDAHLRPLGSLQQQQQQQQQQQRSINLQQQQQQQQQIQQQGSNPNPNLNVNVNLQQQQQKVVSRQGQQAELEMAYQDAWRVCHPDIKRPFSSLEDACERLLPYHVVADYEAEEDDRILDSDTTGQMPSRSQQWDHNIASKVSEFTSTFEKQVLAFNIISRKRSLGEFRSEERLMLEQALLQDEKHALLELRAEIESREKASRDAAEAKMRMAAMVQAEQARVEAQTHAEMLARAPMRGSAVGSQADEGSVGNEMSGHEQVGHMDEMIHGWGSTHREDDEPSEDFLNDENEPENGDTGIQDEWREVGEFDLNTR comes from the exons aTGGAAGAAGCAGCAAATAATAGTAATAGTCCggctcaacaacagcaacagcagcagcaccaacaaCAACTAATGAAGATGCATAAACAACAGCTTCTTTATCAACATTATCaacaacaattacaacaacaaaatcaattcCCAAATCAAAATCAAGCTATTTCTCGATTTCCATCAAATATTGATGCTCATTTAAGACCATTAGGaagtcttcaacagcagcagcagcagcagcaacagcaacaacgtTCAATTAatcttcagcagcaacagcaacagcagcagcaaataCAACAACAGGGTtcaaaccctaaccctaatttgaATGTCAATGTTAAtctgcaacagcagcagcaaaaagtAGTAAGTAGACAAGGGCAACAAGCAGAACTAGAAATGGCTTATCAGGATGCTTGGCGGGTGTGTCACCCTGATATCAAACGCCCTTTTTCTTCCCTTGAAGATGCATGTGAAAG GCTACTGCCTTACCACGTGGTGGCAGACTATGAAGCTGAAGAGGATGATAGAATCCTTGATTCTGATACAACAGGTCAGATGCCCTCCCGCTCCCAGCAATGGGACCACAACATTGCAAGTAAAGTATCAGAATTTACATCTACTTTCGAGAAACAAGTCCTGGCCTTCAATATAATATCTCGTAAGCGAAGTCTAGGGGAGTTTCGGTCTGAAGAGAGATTGATGTTAGAGCAAGCCCTTCTACAAGATGAGAAACATGCTCTGTTGGAGCTAAGGGCTGAGATTGAATCCAGAGAGAAAGCCAGTCGAGATGCTGCAGAAGCTAAAATGCGAATGGCAGCCATGGTTCAAGCAGAGCAAGCCCGTGTTGAAGCACAAACTCATGCGGAAATGCTTGCTCGTGCACCAATGAGAGGGAGTGCTGTTGGTTCTCAAGCTGATGAAGGTTCAGTGGGGAATGAGATGTCAGGGCATGAACAAGTAGGCCACATGGATGAGATGATTCATGGTTGGGGTAGTACGCACAGAGAGGATGATGAACCATCAGAAGATTTTCTGAATGACGAAAATGAGCCTGAAAATGGGGACACTGGAATCCAGGATGAATGGAGGGAAGTAGGAGAATTTGATTTGAATACTAGGTAA